The following proteins are encoded in a genomic region of Vigna radiata var. radiata cultivar VC1973A unplaced genomic scaffold, Vradiata_ver6 scaffold_7, whole genome shotgun sequence:
- the LOC106753869 gene encoding uncharacterized protein At4g15970, whose translation MRASRLRNSLYLSLLAFFIVLVCLLLYHYPTSHQSSLRKMVLFRHSSTYDPENEKLENTLRRATMPDRTVILTMVDESLASPGSLLDILLQSFKSGEGTQRLVNHLVIIAMDPQAFQYCRSLHPYCIHPSIFPRHFATKTQSIMTTSADKLFTWTRKDVLFEVIRLGYNIIFTDPDVLWLRSPLINLNPIDELTISCNVLSDGESGSYLYDEGIFFLKANTISFEFFNYWKLTKILYPNDPVEESLCTTIKARQDVADSYGFRIHFVNTSSFGGFCQLKKDMFKEVYTIQANCCDDLKSKVHDLRIVLDDWIRFRKRASGDNALDKMALRWPQKCFRRNHT comes from the exons ATGAGAGCTTCCAGATTGAGAAATTCTCTGTATCTTTCTCTCTTAGCTTTCTTCATCGTGCTGGTATGCCTCCTTCTATATCACTACCCTACATCACATCAAAGTAGTCTCAGAAAGATGGTTCTGTTCAGGCATTCATCAACT TATGACCCagagaatgaaaaattagagaatACGCTGAGGAGAGCTACGATGCCAGACAGAACTGTTATCCTAACAATGGTGGATGAATCATTGGCAAGTCCTGGATCTCTCCTTGACATTTTACTACAAAGCTTCAAATCAGGTGAAGGGACTCAAAGGTTAGTGAATCACTTAGTAATCATAGCCATGGACCCCCAAGCTTTTCAGTACTGCAGGTCCTTGCACCCCTATTGCATCCACCCTTCCATCTTTCCGCGTCATTTTGCCACAAAAACACAATCCATTATGACAACCTCGGCAGATAAGTTATTCACTTGGACAAGAAAGGATGTCTTGTTTGAAGTGATTCGATTGGGTTACAACATAATTTTCACG GATCCAGATGTGCTGTGGCTTAGAAGTCCATTGATAAACTTAAATCCAATTGATGAACTCACAATTTCATGTAATGTGTTAAGTGATGGAGAAAGTGGAAGTTACCTGTATGATGAGGGAATATTCTTCTTGAAAGCAAATACCATTTCCTTCGAATTTTTCAACTATTGGAAATTGACCAAGATTCTTTATCCAAACGATCCCGTAGAAGAGTCCTTGTGTACAACAATAAAAGCAAGGCAAGATGTAGctgactcgtatggctttcggATTCATTTTGTAAATACAAGCTCTTTTGGTGGGTTTTGTCAGCTAAAAAAGGATATGTTCAAGGAGGTTTATACCATTCAAGCTAACTGTTGTGACGATCTAAAAAGCAAAGTTCATGACCTGAGGATTGTTCTAGATGATTGGATCCGCTTCAGAAAACGTGCATCAGGGGACAATGCTTTGGATAAAATGGCTTTGAGGTGGCCGCAGAAGTGCTTCAGAAGAAATCATACTTAG